The following proteins are encoded in a genomic region of Arachis stenosperma cultivar V10309 chromosome 4, arast.V10309.gnm1.PFL2, whole genome shotgun sequence:
- the LOC130975005 gene encoding uncharacterized protein LOC130975005 codes for MTKKRSWKNNETVILTEECSAIIQHKLPQKLKDLGSFQIPCVIGEITVEKALCDLGASINLMSVVMMRKMNIEEAKPTKMALQLADRSFKFPHGIVEDLLVKVGEFIFPADFVVLDMQEEPKASIILGRSFLATAGAVIDVQ; via the coding sequence atgactaagaagagaagctggaagAACAACGAAACTGTGATACTGACCGAAGAATGCAGTGCTATCATTCAGCACAAATTACCCCAGAAATTGAAGGATCTAGGGAGTTTTCAGATCCCCTGTGTCATAGGTGAGATCACGGTAGAGAAAGCTCTTTGTGACCTAGGAGCCAGCATCAATTTGATGTCAGTAGTTATGATGAGGAAGATGAATATCGAAGAGGctaaaccaacaaagatggCCCTACAATTGGCAGACCGATCATTCAAGTTCCCTCACGGCATAGTAGAGGATTTGTTGGTAAAGGTGGGAGAGTTCATATTCCCAGCAGATTTTGTGGTCCTGGATATGCAAGAGGAACCCAAGGCTTCCATTATCCTGGGGAGGTCCTTCTTGGCCACTGCAGGAGCTGTCATTGACGTCCAATAA